The segment GCCGGACAGCAGAAACTCAAGGAAGCCAAAGTGCTGGTGATTGGGGCGGGTGGACTGGGCTGCCCGGTACTTCAATACCTTACTGCCGCCGGGGTGGGCACCATAGGCATTGTAGATTTTGACCGGGTAGAAGAAAGCAACCTGCAACGCCAGATCTTATTCTCGGTACCAGATGTGGGCCGTTTAAAGGCCGAAGTGGCGCAGGAAAAACTGAAGACGCAGAACCCGTACGTGCATCTCATCAGCTATCCGGTACATTTACAGCCGCAAAATGCGTTGGAACTGCTGGCGGGATATGACCTGGTGATAGATGGCTCCGATAATTTTGCAACCCGTTATCTGGTCAACGATGCCTGCGTGATCCTGAAAAAACCCTTGGTTTTTGGGTCTATTTTCAAGTTTGAGGGACAAATCAGCGTCTTCAATTACCAGGGTGGCCCCACCTACCGTTGTCTCTACCCCGAAGCCAGTGAATTGGCCTCCTGCTCAGAGGTAGGGGTGCTGGGCGTTTTACCGGGGTTGGTGGGATGCCTCTTGGCCAATGAAGCTATTAAAGTAATTACCGGCCTAGGCGAAATCGCAGCGGGCAAACTTCTCGTGTTGAATGCGCTTACCCTGCAGTTCAACACCTATTCCTTCGGGGTAAACCCGATGAACCTGAGCATTACTGAGCTGCCAATGGAAGCTTCTTTATGCGAGGAACCTATCACTGATATCTCCTTCCCTGACCTGCTGCACAAACTCCAATCAGGAGAAAGATTCACGCTGCTGGATGTACGGGAAACAGATGAATACCTGCGCGAACACATGGGCGGAAAGTTATACCCGCTGTCTGCACTGGAGCAAACCTGGCCCGCCATACCCACCAACAGGCCGGTGGTGGTACATTGCCAAAGCGGCATGCGCAGCAAAAAGGCCTGCCGTCTCTTACAGGCTAAGGGCTTCACCAACCTGTACAATTTAGCAGGCGGAATAAATCGCCTCACCCCAGAAGAACGAACCCAACTAGCCTCCCATTTTACTTCTCCTGTAGCGCCCCAATAACCGTGCGGAAAGCCCCTACCGGATCCTCCTGTTGCCAGATAGCCCCCAGCAGAGCCGCCCCATCAAAACCCGCCTGTTTTACTTCCAGCACGTTGTCAGCCGAAATGCCTCCTAAGCCTATGACTTTGGGCAAACGCCCTTGCTGTGCCTTCAGCGCCTGCCACTCCTTTTGTATTGTTGCAAGTTCCGTTTTTGGCCCGTACCCTTCTTTGCTGATGCTGCGAAACAGAGGACTATAAAACACCAGTTGAAACACCGGGTCTAAATCTCCTATATCTGAAAGCGCATGAACGGAGGTAGAATAAGGGATAGTCGGAGAATACGTCCGTTCTGAAGTATGCCGTTCCCGTTCCTTCACATGGAAATACCTAACCGCAGCCTCTAACGACTTGGCCTGAGTGCGGGGCAGAATCAGCTTAGATGCATATCCCCGGGAAACAAGCCTCGCCAACTCTTCCTGCACCTCATAAGCTTCTACATCTCCTCGCACATAAAGGTAATCTGCGCCGGCATTTAATAATTCAAGCCAAAGGGCTATTTGTAATGGCGTACTATTATCTGGCGTAACTACCACCAGGTTAAAAGGAGGAACAGGCATAGCTTGGTTTCTGCTTCTAAGGTATGTCATAAGTGCCTACTAAGCCATAAAGTTATAAGTCCTCATTTATTAGTCATGCTACAAGGATCTCTTAGGCAAGACGAGAAAGCAGGAACTAAAATATTATTAAAGTTTGCAGATTTAACTCTGGCGAAATGGGGCCTACCTGTGTCTTCATCAAATTAAACCTTTTTTTTCGGGCTGTTTTCAAAGAAACTGCTCCAAAACGAAGGCACAAGCCACCTGTTGCCGGGGGCTTAGTTGAAAACAGAATCTTTACTATAACATGCTCTCTACTAATAATTGACTTTTTTAGACTAGCAACATTCTTCAGTTAATCCAACTGCCATCGAACGCATACTGCCTATAGAATTTGATAATTTCCCACTTCACGATAAAGGAGGAAAGAAACATAATCAGGTGTGCTGATAAAGTATTGAAGGGTCAGTACCGTTTTGGATCTAATTTCACGAAAACAGCACAAATTTACCCTTTCTCCGTGCCATCACTTCAATCTCACTTCTAAACCTACTATATTGGGGTTGGCTTTAGGGGCGTTCCAATGTTGGAACTGAGATAGTACCCTTTGAACCTGATCCAGGTCATACTGGCGTAGGGAAAAGCATGGAAGGCATTCATCAGCCTTCTCTCTTTTCAATCCTCCCTCCTTCTCACCGGAGGCTCCTGAGCCCATCTTGAACTTTAAACAAGAGTATATGCAGGAGAGACTCTGGGACATCATTTCAGCCGTTAGAGCACAGGCACCGCTGGTGCACAACATCACAAATTACGTGGTCATGAACAACACCGCCAATGCCTTGCTGGCGGCGGGCGCCTCACCGGTCATGGCCCACGCCCACCCCGAAGTACAAGACATGGTTTCCATTGCCAGCGCCTTGGTCATCAACATCGGTACCCTGGACGAGTACTGGGTGGAAAGCATGGGGTTGGCCACCCAGCAGGCACATGCCCTTCAAAAACCTTGGGTCCTGGACCCCGTAGGCGCCGGTGCCACGCCTTACCGCAACCAGGTACTGGAAGAGCTGTTAACGTACAAACCTACTGTCATCAGGGGCAATGCCTCTGAGATAATGGCCCTGGTGAAAACCTCTTCCAAGACCAAAGGCGTAGACAGCACCCATCAAAGCCAGGAAGCCCTAACCGCAGGCCAGGAACTAAGTGCTGCCACCGGAGCCGTGGTCTGCATCTCCGGTGCCACTGACCTCATCATTCACCAAAACCAATACCATAGCCTCTCCAACGGGCACCCGCTCATGGCCAAAGTCACGGGCATGGGCTGTACCGCCAGTGCCCTCACCGGAGCTTGTTGCGCCGTGCAGCCGGAAGATCCGTTTACCGCCACCCTAGCCGCCATGGCGCTGATGGGCGTAACGGGGGAGGTCGCGGCAGAACAAGCTAATGGCCCGGGAACCCTGCAATTGCACTTCCTGGATGGCTTGCATCAATTAAGCAAAGAGGCTTTTCTGAAGCGGGTGAAGTTGGGCGAATCTTCCTGAACTGAGCACTACCAAGAATGTCCCCCTTTGAAGGGGGTTGGGGGATGACAAAGCCGCTTCTATACCTAATAAACTGAAGCAAATGAAAGGAAGAAGGAATGTTGGGGATGCCATGATCTGCAGGTGTAAACATCCCCCTTCGCCCCCTTCAAAGGGGGAGTCTCAACACGAGAGAAAGAGGGCTATAATATGGAAATAAGCCTGAAAACAGACTCTAACCCACACCTGCTCAACCCCATTCATGGTTCAAGTCTGTGACTTGGACCTACCATGACCTGAAGTTTGCAACTTCAGTGAGGCGAAAGCCTCAACAGATACATTGCCGATGGTTTACTTCTGCTTGTGGTTGCAAAAAAGGGCTGTTGAGGATGAGGCGAATAGGTCATCCCCCTACCCCCTTCAAAGGGGGACAATCGGGTAGCCCAACTTAGCAGCAATTGTAAGCTTTCACTTCACCCTACACAAGGTTGGCTGATGAAGCATGAGGGGTGCTTGAGGTTAAACAAACGTGCTTGAGGCTTACGTCTCACGGAAGTTGCAAACTTCCAGACAAGGTAGGTCCAAGTCACAGACTTGAACCATGTATAAAAGAAAGGGTTACCAAAATTGGATCAGCCTTACAAGTGGTTTCCTTTGAAGTGAACCAAGATTAACATAGAACTAAAACAAACATGAAAACAAACAACCCTTTCCCCTACCGCTTGTACCTCGTCACCGATGAAAAGGCGTGCTTGGGCAGGGACTTCTTTCAGGTAGTGGAGGCGGCGGTGAAGGGCGGGGTGGATCTGGTGCAGATCAGGGAGAAGGAACTACCTGAGGCGGCTTTCCTGGAGAAAACGCTGCGGCTGCGGGAGTTGCTGGACCGGTACGGGGTGCCGCTCATTGTGAACGATCACCTGGGTGTGGCCCAGCAGAGCGGAGTAGCGGGCATTCACGTGGGCAACAGCGATGTGGCGCCACAGCAGATCCGGGAAGCTTGGGCGGGCTGCGGTATTCTGGGGTATTCCCTGGAAGACGAAGCCCATCTCCAGAGCCCGCATGCACAGCTCGCCGATTACGTGGCCTTAAGCCCGGTCTTCGCGACGCCTACTAAAACCGATACCATTACCGAGTGGGGGCTGGAAGGTGTGCGCCGAATCAGAAATTTAACTACAAAACCCTTGGTAGCCATTGGCCGGGTGAGCGCGGAGAACGCCACCGATCTGGTAACGGCCGGCGCCGATTGCCTGGCGGTGGTCTCCGCCATCCTTTCGGCGCCAGATCCGGCTAGGGTTGCCGAGGACATTAGAAACCAAATCGAGAAAGCTTTATGAAATACTATACCTACCCGGCGGTGCTCACCATAGCCGGATCAGACAGCGGTGGCGGGGCCGGCATCCAAGCCGACCTGAAAACCTTTTCGGCACTGGGCTGCTTCGGGACCTCGGCCATTACCGCCATTACGGTGCAGAACACCCGCGGTGTTACCGGCATACACAGCGTACCGCCCGAGATTG is part of the Rufibacter tibetensis genome and harbors:
- the moeB gene encoding molybdopterin-synthase adenylyltransferase MoeB encodes the protein MPSVTLTPEETNRYSRHLILPEIGLAGQQKLKEAKVLVIGAGGLGCPVLQYLTAAGVGTIGIVDFDRVEESNLQRQILFSVPDVGRLKAEVAQEKLKTQNPYVHLISYPVHLQPQNALELLAGYDLVIDGSDNFATRYLVNDACVILKKPLVFGSIFKFEGQISVFNYQGGPTYRCLYPEASELASCSEVGVLGVLPGLVGCLLANEAIKVITGLGEIAAGKLLVLNALTLQFNTYSFGVNPMNLSITELPMEASLCEEPITDISFPDLLHKLQSGERFTLLDVRETDEYLREHMGGKLYPLSALEQTWPAIPTNRPVVVHCQSGMRSKKACRLLQAKGFTNLYNLAGGINRLTPEERTQLASHFTSPVAPQ
- a CDS encoding thiamine phosphate synthase, translated to MPVPPFNLVVVTPDNSTPLQIALWLELLNAGADYLYVRGDVEAYEVQEELARLVSRGYASKLILPRTQAKSLEAAVRYFHVKERERHTSERTYSPTIPYSTSVHALSDIGDLDPVFQLVFYSPLFRSISKEGYGPKTELATIQKEWQALKAQQGRLPKVIGLGGISADNVLEVKQAGFDGAALLGAIWQQEDPVGAFRTVIGALQEK
- the thiM gene encoding hydroxyethylthiazole kinase, which produces MQERLWDIISAVRAQAPLVHNITNYVVMNNTANALLAAGASPVMAHAHPEVQDMVSIASALVINIGTLDEYWVESMGLATQQAHALQKPWVLDPVGAGATPYRNQVLEELLTYKPTVIRGNASEIMALVKTSSKTKGVDSTHQSQEALTAGQELSAATGAVVCISGATDLIIHQNQYHSLSNGHPLMAKVTGMGCTASALTGACCAVQPEDPFTATLAAMALMGVTGEVAAEQANGPGTLQLHFLDGLHQLSKEAFLKRVKLGESS
- the thiE gene encoding thiamine phosphate synthase gives rise to the protein MKTNNPFPYRLYLVTDEKACLGRDFFQVVEAAVKGGVDLVQIREKELPEAAFLEKTLRLRELLDRYGVPLIVNDHLGVAQQSGVAGIHVGNSDVAPQQIREAWAGCGILGYSLEDEAHLQSPHAQLADYVALSPVFATPTKTDTITEWGLEGVRRIRNLTTKPLVAIGRVSAENATDLVTAGADCLAVVSAILSAPDPARVAEDIRNQIEKAL